One Kitasatospora sp. NBC_01266 genomic window carries:
- a CDS encoding cytidine deaminase, with protein sequence MTIDQEVDQELVDAAIALARARFPGQEWSGAAALRLDDGSVLTSIAPDFPNNAVRLCHETGAICEAFKLGRRVVASVCVTLADQGRGYWILAPCGVCQERLFAHGPDVAVAVPQGADPRHWRSLRLREVQPHWFGRVFPEDGWPY encoded by the coding sequence ATGACCATCGATCAGGAAGTCGATCAGGAACTGGTGGATGCCGCCATCGCGTTGGCGCGGGCCCGGTTTCCCGGTCAGGAGTGGTCGGGAGCCGCGGCACTGCGTCTCGATGACGGCTCGGTCCTCACCAGCATCGCGCCGGACTTCCCGAACAACGCCGTGCGCCTGTGCCATGAGACGGGCGCCATCTGCGAGGCGTTCAAGCTCGGGCGGCGCGTGGTGGCCTCGGTCTGCGTGACGCTCGCCGACCAGGGGCGCGGGTACTGGATCCTGGCGCCGTGCGGCGTCTGCCAGGAGCGGCTGTTCGCCCACGGCCCCGACGTGGCGGTCGCGGTGCCGCAGGGCGCCGACCCGCGCCACTGGCGCTCGCTGCGGTTGCGGGAGGTGCAACCGCACTGGTTCGGGCGGGTCTTCCCGGAGGACGGGTGGCCGTACTGA
- a CDS encoding SDR family oxidoreductase, producing MVAKISVVTGAGSGIGRACASALAAAGWSVVLVGRRKDPLEETARLAGPLPAGRMVPVTTDITDPRAVRELFAEVSLRFGRLDLLFNNAADTIPATPTEDLAFDDWNRVLGSVATGSFLCAQAAYRMMKEQSPRGGRIINNGAPSAHVPRPDSIAFTAAKHAVAGLTKSLSLDGRRYDISCGQIDIGNVTPADRDQPAARQADGSLRVEPTMDVRHVAEMVVTMAALPLGVNIPLVTVMPSAMPYLGRG from the coding sequence ATGGTGGCGAAGATCTCGGTGGTCACCGGGGCCGGCAGCGGTATCGGCCGGGCTTGCGCGTCGGCCCTGGCCGCGGCCGGCTGGTCGGTCGTCCTGGTCGGCCGCCGCAAGGACCCGCTGGAGGAGACCGCCCGGCTGGCCGGGCCGTTGCCGGCGGGGCGGATGGTGCCGGTCACCACCGACATCACCGACCCGCGGGCGGTGCGCGAGCTCTTCGCCGAGGTGTCGCTGCGCTTCGGCCGGCTCGACCTGCTGTTCAACAACGCGGCCGACACCATACCGGCCACCCCCACCGAGGACCTCGCTTTCGACGACTGGAACCGGGTGCTCGGCTCGGTGGCCACCGGCAGCTTCCTGTGCGCCCAGGCCGCGTACCGGATGATGAAGGAGCAGTCGCCGCGCGGTGGGCGGATCATCAACAACGGTGCCCCCTCCGCCCACGTCCCGCGGCCCGACTCGATCGCCTTCACCGCCGCCAAGCACGCGGTGGCGGGCCTGACCAAGTCGCTCTCCCTGGACGGCCGCCGCTACGACATCTCCTGCGGCCAGATCGACATCGGCAATGTGACGCCGGCCGACCGGGACCAGCCCGCCGCACGGCAGGCCGACGGCAGCCTCCGGGTCGAACCGACCATGGACGTGCGCCACGTGGCGGAGATGGTGGTGACCATGGCGGCCCTGCCCCTCGGAGTGAACATCCCGTTGGTCACCGTGATGCCGAGTGCCATGCCCTACCTCGGTCGGGGCTGA
- a CDS encoding aspartate aminotransferase family protein translates to MTTQQTFDAVPAAGAPVGPSTGTSRALFERARNSLAGGVSSSSRITSTGPYPYPLYIERGSGAHIWDADGNEYLDFLASYGSAVLGHADPALTAALGGVLATGTMFGTCNRPEIELAEQIRKMVPCADLVRYANSGSEAIQGAIRAARGFTGRSKILKFEGHYHGWVDALAVSNRPTAAELGPYQAPAAVPHSAGIPAGVVADVVVCPWNDPAALRTALDAHRGEIGTVICEPIVANNACTMPDPGFLETLRAECTARGLVLIFDEVCTGFRTGPGGAQSLFGVVPDLAVYSKALGGGLPIAAFAGRADIMDEVAANRVKHGGTYNGSPLCATAALVTLTRLADPAVTDRIDTAGRRLMTALRRAGRDHGVPCAVQGVGAMFQVVFSADGAPTRQYRDTLALDQQRYAAFRHALLERGVHVNGYGLACWFVSAAVTEEDIEAACAAIDEAFALIG, encoded by the coding sequence ATGACCACTCAGCAGACCTTCGACGCCGTCCCCGCAGCCGGCGCCCCGGTCGGTCCGAGCACCGGGACAAGCCGGGCTCTGTTCGAGCGCGCCAGGAACTCGCTGGCCGGAGGTGTCAGTTCGTCCTCCCGGATCACCTCGACCGGTCCGTATCCGTACCCCCTGTACATCGAACGCGGCTCCGGCGCCCACATCTGGGACGCCGACGGAAACGAGTACCTGGACTTCCTGGCCTCCTACGGCAGCGCCGTCCTCGGCCACGCCGACCCCGCGCTCACCGCGGCGCTCGGCGGCGTGCTGGCAACGGGCACGATGTTCGGCACCTGCAACCGGCCGGAGATCGAACTCGCCGAACAGATCCGGAAGATGGTCCCCTGTGCCGACCTGGTGCGGTACGCCAACTCCGGATCGGAGGCGATCCAGGGCGCGATCCGGGCGGCCCGCGGCTTCACCGGGCGCTCGAAGATCCTCAAGTTCGAGGGGCACTACCACGGCTGGGTGGACGCGCTGGCGGTCTCCAACCGGCCCACCGCCGCCGAACTGGGCCCCTACCAGGCACCCGCAGCCGTGCCGCACTCCGCCGGAATCCCGGCGGGCGTGGTGGCCGACGTGGTGGTCTGCCCGTGGAACGACCCGGCCGCGCTGCGCACGGCGCTGGACGCCCACCGCGGCGAGATCGGGACGGTGATCTGCGAGCCGATCGTCGCCAACAACGCCTGCACCATGCCGGATCCGGGCTTCCTGGAGACGCTGCGCGCGGAGTGCACCGCACGCGGGCTCGTGCTGATCTTCGACGAGGTCTGCACGGGCTTCCGGACCGGCCCCGGCGGCGCGCAGTCGCTGTTCGGCGTCGTCCCCGACCTGGCGGTCTACTCCAAGGCGCTCGGCGGCGGCCTGCCCATCGCCGCCTTCGCCGGGCGGGCGGACATCATGGACGAGGTCGCCGCCAACCGGGTCAAGCACGGCGGCACCTACAACGGGTCACCGCTGTGCGCCACCGCCGCCCTGGTCACCCTCACCCGGCTCGCCGACCCGGCCGTCACCGACCGGATCGACACGGCCGGCCGGCGCCTGATGACGGCCCTCCGCCGGGCCGGCCGCGACCACGGCGTGCCGTGCGCGGTGCAGGGCGTCGGTGCGATGTTCCAGGTGGTGTTCTCCGCCGACGGCGCGCCGACCCGGCAGTACCGCGACACCCTCGCCCTGGACCAGCAGCGCTATGCCGCCTTCCGGCACGCCCTGCTGGAGCGCGGCGTCCACGTCAACGGATACGGGCTGGCCTGCTGGTTCGTCTCGGCCGCGGTGACCGAGGAGGACATCGAAGCGGCCTGCGCGGCCATCGACGAGGCGTTCGCGCTGATCGGCTGA
- a CDS encoding GntT/GntP/DsdX family permease, with protein MTPHLLAAALPHTHSDGRLLVATLTSIGVIVLAIGRLKLHPFLALTVGSGLLAVLAGAPFDQLMNSFSTGFGATVTSVGLLIGLGAMLGKLLADSGGANIIADTVLARSSARLLPWSMALIAAVLGLPLFFEIGVVLLIPIVLLVARRGNLSVIRVGIPALAGLSVLHGLIPPHPGPLVAVDALKANLGVTLALGLLIAVPTLIIAGPLFARVAERWVGPLTPPQVVASEPDRSGPAPSFAAVLATILLPVVLMLAKALADVAIDDPKDHLQRILDFIGSPLIALLAAVLLAMLTLGRAVGFSRARISETVASSLGPIAGIVFIVGAGGGFKQTLVDVGVGDAVSHWAARLHISALLLGWLIAVLIRLATGSATVATITAAGIVSPLAVGMSTSHTALLVLAVGAGSLFFSHLNDAGFWLVKEYFGMSVGQTLKSWSVMETVISVVAIALILPLSLVI; from the coding sequence TTGACCCCCCATCTCCTCGCCGCCGCCCTGCCGCACACCCACAGTGACGGACGGCTGCTGGTCGCCACGCTGACCAGCATCGGCGTCATCGTGCTGGCGATCGGCAGGCTGAAGCTGCACCCCTTCCTCGCCCTGACGGTGGGCTCGGGCCTGCTCGCGGTCCTCGCCGGCGCGCCCTTCGACCAGCTGATGAACAGCTTCTCCACCGGCTTCGGCGCCACCGTGACCAGCGTCGGTCTGCTGATCGGCCTGGGCGCGATGCTCGGCAAGCTGCTGGCCGACTCGGGCGGCGCGAACATCATCGCGGACACCGTGCTGGCCCGGTCGAGTGCGCGGCTGCTGCCGTGGTCGATGGCACTGATCGCGGCGGTGCTGGGGCTGCCGCTCTTCTTCGAGATCGGCGTGGTGCTGCTGATCCCGATCGTGCTGCTGGTGGCCCGGCGGGGGAACCTGAGCGTGATCCGGGTCGGCATCCCGGCGCTGGCCGGTCTCTCGGTGCTGCACGGGCTGATTCCGCCGCACCCGGGCCCGCTGGTCGCGGTCGACGCGCTGAAGGCGAACCTCGGCGTCACGCTGGCCCTCGGCCTGCTGATCGCGGTGCCCACGCTGATCATCGCCGGCCCGCTCTTCGCCCGGGTCGCCGAGCGCTGGGTCGGACCGCTGACGCCGCCTCAGGTGGTCGCGAGCGAGCCCGACCGCTCCGGCCCGGCGCCGTCCTTCGCAGCGGTGCTGGCCACCATCCTGCTCCCGGTGGTGCTGATGCTCGCCAAGGCGCTGGCGGACGTGGCGATCGACGACCCGAAGGACCACCTCCAGCGGATCCTCGACTTCATCGGCTCGCCGCTGATCGCGCTGCTGGCGGCCGTCCTGCTGGCGATGCTGACGCTGGGCCGGGCGGTCGGCTTCAGCAGGGCGCGGATCTCCGAGACGGTGGCCTCCTCGCTCGGCCCGATCGCCGGCATCGTCTTCATCGTGGGCGCCGGCGGCGGCTTCAAGCAGACCCTGGTCGACGTGGGCGTGGGAGACGCGGTCAGCCACTGGGCGGCCAGGCTGCACATCTCGGCCCTGCTGCTGGGCTGGCTGATCGCGGTGCTGATCCGGCTGGCCACCGGCTCGGCCACGGTGGCCACCATCACGGCGGCGGGCATCGTCTCGCCGTTGGCGGTGGGGATGTCCACCTCGCACACGGCGCTGCTGGTGCTGGCGGTGGGGGCGGGGTCGCTCTTCTTCTCGCACCTGAACGACGCGGGGTTCTGGCTGGTGAAGGAGTACTTCGGGATGAGCGTGGGGCAGACGCTGAAGAGCTGGTCGGTGATGGAGACGGTGATCTCGGTGGTGGCGATCGCGCTGATCCTGCCGCTGAGCCTGGTCATCTGA
- a CDS encoding gluconokinase yields the protein MALSDENHRDGDRSSRARPLIVVMGVSGVGKTTIARLLADRLGLPYAEADDFHPAANIAKMSAGIPLDDADREPWLRALAGWLRERGEAGTGGVVTCSALKRRYRDLLREGCPAAFFLHLDGSRGLVAGRIALRTGHFMPPSLLDSQYALLEPLQPDERGAVLELGGHTPHELVESAVTLLRPVNGDLD from the coding sequence ATGGCTCTCAGCGACGAGAACCACCGCGACGGCGACCGGTCGTCCCGGGCCCGTCCGCTCATCGTGGTGATGGGCGTCTCCGGCGTCGGCAAGACCACGATCGCGCGGCTGCTGGCCGACCGCCTCGGCCTGCCCTACGCGGAGGCCGACGACTTCCATCCCGCCGCCAACATCGCCAAGATGAGTGCCGGCATCCCGCTGGACGACGCCGACCGCGAGCCCTGGCTGCGCGCCCTGGCCGGCTGGCTGCGCGAACGCGGCGAGGCCGGCACCGGGGGAGTGGTCACCTGCTCCGCGCTCAAGCGCCGCTACCGTGACCTCCTGCGGGAGGGCTGCCCCGCCGCCTTCTTCCTGCACCTCGACGGCAGCCGCGGCCTGGTCGCCGGCCGAATCGCGCTGCGCACCGGCCACTTCATGCCGCCCTCGCTGCTCGACTCCCAGTACGCCCTGCTCGAACCGCTCCAGCCGGACGAACGCGGCGCGGTCCTGGAACTCGGCGGACACACCCCCCACGAACTCGTCGAGTCGGCCGTCACCCTGCTGCGGCCCGTCAACGGAGACCTCGATTGA
- a CDS encoding FadR/GntR family transcriptional regulator, with protein sequence MEIQGLPGKLLAELGPAIASGDLPEGAVLRIEELEARFGVSRTVVREAVRVLESMRLVASKRRVGITVQPRGDWDVFDPLVIRWRLAGADRAAQLRSLGSLRVAIEPAAAALAAQYASADDCRELSSLAVELTVTARAADLAAFLRHDIAFHATVLRASGNEMFAHLGDTVGAVLTGRTEHKLMPHQPRAYAVQLHREVAEAICAGAPDRAEQAMRTIVTGAMQELAAELG encoded by the coding sequence ATGGAGATCCAGGGGCTACCCGGCAAACTGCTCGCCGAGTTGGGACCGGCCATCGCATCGGGGGACCTGCCCGAGGGGGCGGTGCTGCGGATCGAGGAGCTGGAGGCGCGCTTCGGGGTGTCCCGCACGGTGGTGCGCGAGGCGGTGCGGGTCCTGGAGTCGATGCGGCTGGTGGCCTCCAAGCGGCGGGTCGGGATCACCGTGCAGCCCCGGGGCGACTGGGACGTCTTCGATCCGCTGGTGATCCGCTGGCGACTGGCCGGCGCCGACCGGGCCGCCCAGCTGCGCTCGCTGGGCTCCCTGCGGGTGGCCATCGAACCGGCGGCGGCGGCCCTCGCCGCGCAGTACGCGAGTGCCGACGACTGCCGGGAACTCAGCTCGCTGGCCGTGGAGTTGACGGTCACGGCGCGGGCCGCCGACCTGGCCGCGTTCCTGCGGCACGACATCGCCTTCCACGCCACCGTGCTGCGCGCCTCCGGCAACGAGATGTTCGCGCACCTGGGCGACACGGTGGGCGCGGTGCTGACCGGGCGCACCGAGCACAAGCTGATGCCGCACCAGCCGCGTGCCTACGCGGTGCAGTTGCACCGGGAGGTGGCGGAGGCGATCTGCGCCGGGGCGCCGGACCGGGCCGAGCAGGCGATGCGGACCATCGTCACGGGGGCCATGCAGGAGCTGGCCGCCGAACTGGGGTAG
- a CDS encoding NADH:flavin oxidoreductase/NADH oxidase, with protein sequence MSALFEPITLRELTIPNRVWMAPMCMYSAAGEGPDTGVATDFHFTHLTSRAAGGTGLILAEATAVTPGGRISPNDLGLWNERQQQGLARVVDGIRSYGAVAGIQLAHAGRKASTKSPWVGGHSIPESEGGWRTVAPSAQAFGDHPDPDALTVEQIGEIVRAFAEAAERALAAGVQVVEVHGAHGYLTHSFLSPNSNHRTGAYGGSFENRIRFALEVSAAVRAVWPAELPVFFRTSATDWLTENPQEERTGWTGEDTVRLAKELQAIGIDLLDVSTGGLVPDARIPVAPGFQVPFAERVREATGLPVAAVGLITEPAQAEQIIAEGRADAVLLGRELLRNPYFAQHAARELSAERRWPSQYATAIGNRG encoded by the coding sequence GTGTCTGCCCTGTTCGAGCCCATCACGCTGCGCGAACTGACCATCCCGAACCGGGTCTGGATGGCCCCGATGTGCATGTACTCGGCGGCCGGCGAAGGCCCGGACACCGGTGTGGCCACCGACTTCCACTTCACCCACCTGACCAGCCGGGCGGCCGGCGGCACCGGTCTGATCCTGGCCGAGGCGACCGCTGTCACCCCCGGGGGCCGGATCAGCCCCAACGACCTCGGCCTGTGGAACGAGCGCCAGCAGCAGGGCCTGGCCCGGGTGGTCGACGGGATCAGGAGCTACGGCGCGGTGGCCGGAATCCAGCTGGCGCACGCGGGGCGCAAGGCCTCCACGAAGTCGCCCTGGGTCGGTGGCCACTCGATCCCCGAGAGCGAGGGCGGCTGGCGCACGGTGGCCCCGTCCGCCCAGGCCTTCGGCGACCACCCGGACCCGGACGCGCTCACCGTCGAGCAGATCGGCGAGATCGTGCGGGCCTTCGCCGAGGCGGCCGAGCGGGCGCTGGCGGCCGGCGTCCAGGTGGTCGAGGTGCACGGCGCGCACGGCTACCTCACCCACTCCTTCCTCTCGCCGAACTCCAACCACCGCACCGGCGCGTACGGCGGCTCCTTCGAGAACCGGATCCGCTTCGCGCTGGAGGTCTCGGCCGCCGTCCGCGCCGTCTGGCCCGCCGAGCTGCCGGTCTTCTTCCGCACCTCGGCCACCGACTGGCTGACCGAGAACCCGCAGGAGGAGCGCACCGGCTGGACCGGCGAGGACACCGTCCGGCTCGCCAAGGAGTTGCAGGCGATCGGCATCGACCTGCTGGACGTCTCCACCGGCGGCCTGGTGCCCGACGCCCGGATCCCGGTCGCCCCCGGCTTCCAGGTGCCGTTCGCCGAGCGGGTCCGCGAGGCCACCGGGCTGCCGGTCGCCGCGGTGGGCCTGATCACCGAGCCCGCGCAGGCGGAGCAGATCATCGCCGAGGGGCGCGCGGACGCCGTCCTGCTCGGGCGCGAGCTGCTGCGCAACCCGTACTTCGCTCAGCACGCCGCCCGCGAGCTGTCGGCGGAGCGGCGCTGGCCGAGCCAGTACGCCACCGCGATCGGCAACCGCGGCTGA
- a CDS encoding ArsR/SmtB family transcription factor produces MNDDASTRLPEPAAAEIRLAAVLHALAEPLRLRIARELAAGHLEMACIAFGLPVTKSTATHHFRVLREAGVIRQHRRGTSRVSTLRSAELDALFPGLLDRLLAAAEAEELRDPAPTSASAAAPTME; encoded by the coding sequence GTGAACGATGACGCGAGCACCCGCCTGCCCGAGCCGGCGGCGGCCGAGATCCGCCTGGCGGCCGTGCTGCACGCGCTCGCGGAGCCGCTGCGCCTGCGGATCGCGCGCGAGCTGGCCGCCGGGCACCTGGAGATGGCCTGCATCGCGTTCGGCCTGCCGGTGACCAAGTCGACCGCCACCCACCACTTCCGGGTGCTGCGCGAGGCGGGGGTGATCCGCCAGCACCGGCGCGGCACCTCGCGGGTGAGCACGCTGCGTTCGGCAGAGCTGGACGCGCTCTTCCCCGGACTGCTGGACCGACTGCTCGCGGCCGCCGAGGCCGAGGAGCTGCGCGACCCGGCGCCGACTTCCGCGTCCGCCGCCGCGCCCACGATGGAGTGA
- a CDS encoding SSI family serine proteinase inhibitor, whose product MISLRIRAALYALALAFLSVPTPAQAQPVGTGTQLRLTIRADTTGASRVVELLCDPTRGDHPRAQEACDAIAAANGDLDQLHGTPGVLCDDLYQPVTADAAGFWQGQRVNWQHHFANPCGLHTRTDPVFHF is encoded by the coding sequence GTGATCTCCCTGCGTATCCGCGCGGCGCTGTACGCGCTCGCCCTCGCCTTCCTCAGCGTGCCCACGCCGGCCCAGGCTCAGCCGGTCGGTACAGGCACCCAGCTGCGGCTGACCATCCGGGCCGACACCACCGGAGCATCCCGGGTCGTCGAACTGCTCTGCGACCCGACCCGCGGCGACCACCCGAGGGCCCAGGAGGCCTGCGACGCGATCGCGGCCGCCAACGGCGACCTCGACCAGCTGCACGGCACGCCCGGCGTCCTCTGCGACGACCTCTACCAGCCGGTAACCGCCGACGCGGCCGGCTTCTGGCAGGGACAGCGCGTCAACTGGCAGCACCACTTCGCCAACCCGTGCGGACTGCACACCAGAACCGATCCGGTCTTCCACTTCTGA